tcaTTTTCACCTCGTAAAAATGTTCAACACGCAATAATTTTTTATCAAGATGCCATTAAAATGTCTTCTCTGTTTAACGTAGCTTAAGGACTGGATATCTGTATCACAGCTGAGACAGCCTCTCTTGCGTTCAGAGGTGAGTCGCTTCAGCACCTCCTCAGCGCTGTTCACGCGCGTCCTTCAGGATATCCGCGCTCTCCGTCTGAAGCAGCGACAGCGCGCATCACATCACGAGCGCATCGGAGCTTTGTGCAGAGCCAAGCAAGTGGCGtttgaattttatttacttGTCCTCTTCTCCTCGCCTGTCACGCAGGCTACATTATGagattattaaaaggaaaattcaCATTGCAGAGATGCTTTTCCACTTCGATGCCGGTGAGACAAACTTGAGGAATAtttgaagatgaagatgatgaatcTGTCCTAAAGACTGAAATACTTTCATCCTTACTGAAGTGGCGTAGTTTGTAAATAGTGAAAATCCAGTTGCAGGTAAGACGATACTTGATTTACAGTAGTGATTGGTGAATTGGCAAAGATGCACATGTCAGTAGATGTACGAAGATAACATTGCCAGATTAATGTAATTATTCCATTAAAATTAAGTTGAACAAATTTTCCAAATTGAACATGTTGGACATTTTAAGCATGGTAAAATCATATTGTTCTTGCATGTGTATTGAAACAAATGTGATTTCATGCCACAAACTCCTCAGCTGGGTCTGTACAGAGTTTGCTAACATTGTAAATGAAATTCCTTGACTTGACTTCAGTCTTACTTTATTTTCCATAAGCTGGATTTGCATGATTAACTCCAGCATGTAATAATGTATTCAGCTGAATATCCATCTTCTACCttttagctgctaaaagctATTTAGTTAGAGCAGAATTCATGGCCTTgagcagtgaagaagaaaaataccaCATGAAAAAAAGCTAAGAACTTATAGCCAATTTATTAAAATAGCATTTCACCAGTTATTCTGATGGCAAAccacatttttcactttctttggactgtgctggctctctgttctgttttttacaGAAAGAACCTGTTGCACAGTATGCACACTAACTCAAATACAGCAATTTAACAGTTCACAAAATATTAGTCATACCAACAGTGATCAGTGACTTGTGATTTATTGTTCACCTCAGCAGCAGAGCTACAAAGTGCTTGAAGAGGgcattatgttttatttcagtggtCTGTCTCTGTAGGAATAATTAACTATCTTGTTTATCATAGGTAACACAAACAAATTCTGTTACATTACATAATAGTTTGTCCATCCACCTGACTCAGACAACGCTCATTTATAGACAAACAGGCGATGTTTTCACTGAGCTCAAACATCCTCTTTACTAACATTTGGTCGCCTATTCGCCAAAAACAAGACTCCAGGCAGTGTCCACCCTATCCTGCTGCCATGGTGAAAATGATAAACTAGCATAATAAAACCTCTTATGTTATTGGCACCAAACTAAGTTGTCAGACCATGTTTGCCTCCTGTGCTTTGGCAGTGACAAGCACTTCAATCTGACTGTGACGAGGCTACTGACTGTACAGTGATTCCCCTTATTCAATTACTTAGGCTGGGATTAATTTACATCCATGCCCAGCCCCtaataaattgaaaaaaatgtgtcagcAGAGAATTCATTGTAACCCAGTCACAGCTGATAATTTAGCAACATGTGAAGGGCAAGTATTTTCCCAAGGAGAGCTTATGACAATATGGCGTGCAGAGTGATTTCCCTTGGTAGCAGTGCCTGaccaaataaacacacaaggaATATCTGGCCTCAGGCACTGATCCTGAGGTTCTCTTCTTTGCACATGCTATCAGTCTGTTCTGTTCTTGAGAAAGAGGACTGGCTGGCCATGAGGATGATTAgaaaaaggacattttctttttttaaaggacacAAGTAAATATACATCTAAAAGTGCTGTAAAGAAAAGCTTTTGTTCTGACTGATAACATGGATTTATGTCACAGAGATTATTGTATTGTGTCACTCATGCGCAGTGTTGCAATGCATGTGATAGCTACTCGTTACATTCAGATCAATTGGTTCAACAGACTAACATCTGTCAGCAAGTGGTCTGAatagaggaaggaagagaggtcACATTCAATATCTGATGAAGATAATGACTATGGAtctcacttttcttcttctggaaAGCATGAAATCAATATCAAAATACAGATCAAGTGGAATGATTGTTTTATTCTCTGTCAACTAGCCCATAACTGTCAGGATTGTAAAAAATCATTTATAATAAAAGGGTATTTTACACTGTTACTGACATAAGTCTTTTTGTGTGCAGGTGAGATGCCATAATCCatttgagacagagagagacagtgaggtATCATGGACTCCTGGATCTTCCCATCGTCCCCTCCGAACCTGTCGGAGCACCTCATGTATGATAGCTTCATGCAGGGCAATGAGTCCGACCTCCATGGGAACTACACAGACCACAGCTTCAACAGAACCAGCACGGTGGTCATCACCTGCATGTACTTTCTGGTTTGCACCGTGGGGCTCTGCGGAAACGCCCTCGTCATCTACGTCATCCTGCGCTACGCCAAAATGAAGACAGTTACCAACATCTACATCCTCAACCTGGCAGTGGCTGACGTGCTCTTCATGCTGGGCCTGCCATTTATCGCCATCCAGTTGGCGCTGGTCCATTGGCCATTCGGTCCTGTGCTCTGCAGGGTGGTGATGACCGTCGACTCCCTAAACCAGTTCACATCCATCTTCTGCCTGATGGTCATGAGCATCGACCGCTACCTGGCTGTGGTGCATCCCATTAAGTCCACAAAGTGGCGCAAGCCACGCATGGCCAAGACTATCAACTTAACAGTGTGGGGGGTGTCGCTGATGGTTAACCTGCCCATCGTTATCTACAGCGGCGTCATCACAAAGCACGACGGCTGCTTCTGCACCATCGTGTGGCCTGAGCCTCAGGAGGCCTACTACACAGCGTTCATGTTCTACACCTTCATCCTGGGTTTCTTCCTGCCCCTCATGGTCATCTGCCTTTGCTACTTGTTCATCATCATTAAGGTGAAGTCCTCAGGCATCCGTGTGGGCTCCTCCAAGAGGAAGCGCTCAGAGAGGAAGGTGACTCGGATGGTGTCCATCGTGGTGGCAGTGTTTGTCTTCTGCTGGCTGCCTTTCTACGTCTTCAACGTCACCTCGGTGACGGGAACCATCAGCACCACACCCATCCTGAGGAGCACCTTTGCTTTCGTGGTGGTTCTAGGATACGCCAACAGCTGCGCCAATCCCATCCTGTATGCCTTCCTGTCGGAGAACTTCAAGAAGAGTTTCCAGAATGTTCTATGTCTTAAGAAAGTGGGTGGGCTGGATGAGGTTGACCGCAGCGATAGCCGGCAAGATAAGTCTCGCATGATGAATGACCCCACGGAGACCCAAAGTACTCTGCTGAATGGAGACCTGCAGACCAGCATCTGAGAGGAAGGTTATAGGactcccatacacacacacacacacacacacacacacacacacacacacactcatacagacTGACATCTCTGTGAAACTAATAACAGTCAGCTCTTATCAACATCTGTACGGTCACATCAGAGAGGATGAGGACatgattaaatattaaacaaggAGTTCACAGAGAAACATGTCCCTTGTTGAGGAGGACAAAGCACCTACAGAAATTATGAATAACAACATGTGGAACTGCACTGTTCCTCTATCTGCCTTTGACACATTGTTGGGTTTCCCTGGCTGTAAACAAATCCATTATAACATAATCAGAAGTTCATACAGGTGTTTGCTCTGTgctgtaaatgaaaatgaaatctgtttGACTGTTTGTTCTCAGTATATTGATTCTGAGGTAAGGCAGAAGGGACACCAACACACTTACAAATGGTCCCCTGGGTGACATGAATTTTCCCTGGAGACCCAGGATTATATACATAGTTTACAGCAGAGGGCATGGGCCAAGTTTCCATACTcctgtattgtgtaaaaataacagcatAACAGTGTGCTCATATGGTGCAAAACAACATACTGTTGTTAAAACTGGCAACCTTATCATTCCTCTacttttcttcctgtcttgTTTGCAGGTTATTTTCTCTGGAGGGTGGTTTGACTGTAAATAACTGTACAGAAAATGggcaaagagacagaggggagacagagagtCAGAAGATTTTATATTTAGTGTTATTTAGTTTCAAAACTCTAAATCTGACTTGTGAAtaagtaatgattattttcagacACAGTACGTAATGGATGTCAGTGCCATTGATTCTTGTGTTTGGTAGTTTACAGTCTGATTTAATGTGTGACCAGTTTTACTTGTGAtagaaatgtatcaaatgtaaatgtgaataaCAGTGTTCAGCAGGCAAATATTTTGTACTGTGTCACTCGCTGCTTCATTATAGCTACATGCATAATTAATATTGGCTCAGTCAATATACCGAGCCAGCCTCTAACCAAAATGCTGCTAAGATGTATAGAAATTCACACTATTATAAAGTAATTTCACTGTATGCCTGTTTCTACTGGACTGAATTTCTGTTGGGATCTGTTCTTTGTCACAGCTTATTTACCATTATTTATGTATATCATGTAATAATGTTGCTGTCATTGTTTGCAGTTGTTACAGTAATGGCTTTTATCAAAAATGCCAGACTGCATGATTCTAAATGATTCAATATGAATGCTGAGTAGTGGCTCAGCTTCATCTTTTTATGTCATCTGAGAGCATAAAACCTGCTCAGATAAtaatgatttaataataatgattattttactCTGTTACTCTCCCTATATTTGAATAGAGTTATAAGAAGCAGATGGGTTGCTATCCTGGACGTAGTGCAATGGGATTTaagctggatttaaaatatttgtgtttaaacACATGTTCAGTTTATTGTTATTTCACTGTGTTGtacaacagaaaacactgtttGGTAACTGTCTGTTGAATTTTGATgtgctgtttccctgttttctTTGACTTTGCGAATATAAGAGGCTTAGCATGTCCCATGCTGCCTCCCATTGCGAGCTACTTGTAAACACTTTGTATGCTGAGGCTGAACCATCCTCCTTTTATAATCCGTGGCATTTGGGAGGCCACATTTCAAGTGTGGTTTCTGTCCCCGGGTGTCTGAGAGATGTGAATTTGCGAAGGGCTAGAACACTTATCCTCAAGAGGCTCTGGTGTTCCTTTATTATCATCACCGCGCTGCTCCAGGAGTCCGCAGTTCATCCTGCCATCCTGTGACTCCCTGTCCGTTGCCGTAGTCAGATTACTATCTATATAAGTTATTAAACTTTTACCCTACATGTGCAGGTTCCTTCATACACACCAAAGCCAGTGACAGATTATGATTAATGTGAAAAAGattcctgagtgtgtgtgtgttgcaaaaATGTGAGGTAAAATATATGTCACtattgatatttaaatatatatattcaatacATACAAACCACTCTAAGCATGTTGTTTTGAGATATATAACTTCTTCATGTGTTAGTCTTGCATGATACACAgaagcgcgcacacacacacacacacacacacacacacacacacacacagacacacacattgtgaACCGCTATATCGAATATTGAATCAAATATCCATATCcaatctctgtctctgcagttcTGCTGAATTTGTTACCTGGACTGTAACGTCTTATTACTGCTGAAAGACATGACACACCTCTAGTGTCCTATATTTCCATAGTAACAGTGACCAAGAGTGTTGGCCCCATGGTTACATTCATTAGCATAATAGAAATAGAGAGATGACTTTGGACATGAATTATGAATGTAGACATTGTTCAGATgccagaaagaaaaaataaataaataaaggctgCATCCACCGAGCTGTGAAACCAAACACCTCAGTTACATTAAACCTGATTAAAATGTATagtttgtgtcagtgtgcagTAGCctacaaaatgtaaaaccaaaccaaacaccTTGCTTTAGTGTATCATAATAGCAGATATTAGAGAACACAATGGCATACTGGCCACACTGTTAGTTAATGCAGACTGGACATGCATAGGTTGTACAATATCATCCAGCTGTTGTAGAGTTGTTGTAGTAATTATGATTCTGGCAAATACTTTTCTTACAATAAtgattgtagtttatttttcatctttcttaAACAGCTCCATTTCTTAAGACTATATTGCAGATTTTCTACTTGGTATTTGTTCCATTTGtgttttagtttagcatgttttttATGAGTCTTAATTTAATTGCTCAAATGTTATGTTAAAGGTTTTACTGTTTCCGTAGAAAATTTGCATTATTTATGTTCTTCCAGTTCCTGTTCTGTTTGGTTACACTGAAAGACCAAGTTTGATGGAGCAAACTAAGATTATGTGTAGTTGTGCTGAAACTAAATAAAGTAAGAAATAAGTTACATatagtattttttcttttggtgcAATATTATGAAAAACTAATGCTAAAagatatgaaatatttaaataaaaagacattttttttaatgaatggtaaaatactgtatgtttacattatattaaaagTTTGGATTTCCCATGACAATTATTTCCAAAATAATTACAAGTCATTACAAATCACACATGTTGAACAAATTTAAGCTTGTCACATGTAGTCTTTTAGGTAATATTAATGTCTGCTGCTAATTACTGTAGAAACGCACAGCATGTTATAACAAACGTGTGAAAACAATTCTTTTATGACTCTCATGTATACAttccttttcctttcattttctcagTCTGGAATGTGTTTACATACTGCATTGCACACAATCTTAAATGCAggtttgagttttatttttttcagactgTATCTAAGATTCTTGATTTGACCACAAAGCGGCACCATAATCAAATGTGTAACTAGTGCTGCTCCACAGCCAGAAATCCATCAGAGTTTTAGTagacaggtgagagtgcatgtTTGCAAATGTGTTTCACTGTATTCAGTCTATCAACTATTGGTTAATAAAAGGTTATGTGTCCTTTACAGTGCTTTCTTGTTCTATCATGAGAGTACACTGGCAGTAATATAAGGTCCTTATATTGCACCACTCAAGGGAATGGTATGGGTCCCACATAGAGACACCACAGCACTTCAATTCTAGGAAATACGTTATATTGTCCTTATGAAGGTAAGGATGGATGGAAAATTAGACAAAAGACAGTACATACACATTCCAGTTTTGTTCTGAGTTTAATCACTGAAACGGATAATGAagctctcctcttccttttcgTTTCAGCTGCGTCCCTGAATGTCCTTGG
This genomic interval from Siniperca chuatsi isolate FFG_IHB_CAS linkage group LG21, ASM2008510v1, whole genome shotgun sequence contains the following:
- the LOC122868950 gene encoding somatostatin receptor type 2-like, yielding MDSWIFPSSPPNLSEHLMYDSFMQGNESDLHGNYTDHSFNRTSTVVITCMYFLVCTVGLCGNALVIYVILRYAKMKTVTNIYILNLAVADVLFMLGLPFIAIQLALVHWPFGPVLCRVVMTVDSLNQFTSIFCLMVMSIDRYLAVVHPIKSTKWRKPRMAKTINLTVWGVSLMVNLPIVIYSGVITKHDGCFCTIVWPEPQEAYYTAFMFYTFILGFFLPLMVICLCYLFIIIKVKSSGIRVGSSKRKRSERKVTRMVSIVVAVFVFCWLPFYVFNVTSVTGTISTTPILRSTFAFVVVLGYANSCANPILYAFLSENFKKSFQNVLCLKKVGGLDEVDRSDSRQDKSRMMNDPTETQSTLLNGDLQTSI